GTACGAGCCGCCCACCTTCGGAATCGCGGCGATCACCTGCGAGCCGTCCATGATCTCGAGCCCGGCCTCGCGGACGACGACCTCGACCCGGAAGGTCGGGCTCGTCGGCGCCTCGCCCTTCGCGCTCGGCAGATCGAGCTCGGCGATCGTGATCCGCGAGAAGACCGCCGTGCTGAGCAGGAACGGCACGAGGCACATCATCAGATTCATGAAGGTCGTCATGTCGAGGTCTGCCGCCGCCTTCTGGCGCAGGCGGTAATGATGTGCTCTCGCCATACCCGTTACGCCGTGACCTGGCGCTTCGCCAGCGAGGTGATCACGTTGAGGGCCTTCACGGAGGCC
The genomic region above belongs to Candidatus Polarisedimenticolaceae bacterium and contains:
- a CDS encoding biopolymer transporter ExbD, with the protein product MARAHHYRLRQKAAADLDMTTFMNLMMCLVPFLLSTAVFSRITIAELDLPSAKGEAPTSPTFRVEVVVREAGLEIMDGSQVIAAIPKVGGSYDLPKLSEYLVAIKGEYPQKDDASVLLEPDIEYDHLVQVMDTVRSVRTRDGGRAGRADLFTAISIGDAP